Within Deltaproteobacteria bacterium RIFCSPHIGHO2_02_FULL_44_16, the genomic segment TGATAAATATGTTCAACTTTTTTCCTCTATCAATCCTGTGGCTGCTCCGTATTGGAACTTTACTTCTCCGCAACCGACAGGTGTTGTTGGTGTTATTGCTCCAGAGGAAAAACCGCTTTTGGGACTTATCTCCAAGATTGCACCGGCAGTTGTCAGCGGGAATACCGTCGTTGCAATAGCTTCAGAAATATCACCCCTTTCGGCAATTACTTTCGGAGAAATTTTAGCAACGTCCGATTTTCCTGCTGGAGTGATCAACATCATCACCGGATTGAAATCAGAACTGATCACGCCTCTTGCACAACATATGGATATCAACGCCATCGATTATTCAGGAAAAGATGAAAAAATAATTCGTTTGATTCAAGAATCCGCAACCGAAAACATCAAGCGAGTCGTTATTCGTCAAACCCCGCAGAGTGAAGAATGGTTTGATAACCGTAAAGCGCAAAGTCCCTATTGGATTGAAGATCTCATCGAAATGAAAACCGCCTGGCATCCGGTTGGAGTGTAAATGAAAACCATCGAATCAGTCCTGACGGAAAACCGGCGGTTTGAGCCGCATGAGCGTGCCCGTGAAAGATCGTGGATTAAAAGTT encodes:
- a CDS encoding aldehyde dehydrogenase translates to MNRLPIQKTYKLYIDGKFPRSESNRYYQIKTKSGKLIANASRGSRKDIRDAVRAARKAQSAWQDRSAFNRGQILYRAAEMLESRKETFIEEIIATTGVTKPNATHETALAVDRLVWYAGWADKYVQLFSSINPVAAPYWNFTSPQPTGVVGVIAPEEKPLLGLISKIAPAVVSGNTVVAIASEISPLSAITFGEILATSDFPAGVINIITGLKSELITPLAQHMDINAIDYSGKDEKIIRLIQESATENIKRVVIRQTPQSEEWFDNRKAQSPYWIEDLIEMKTAWHPVGV